Proteins from a genomic interval of Actinoalloteichus hymeniacidonis:
- a CDS encoding VOC family protein, which yields MIGRWHALVIDCPEPAELADFYQQVLGMVRVQDEADWVVIGYSAERPGIAFQRAPQLQAPNWPDPNSPQQMHIDVRVDDLDAAEAEVLALGARRLPSDATEFRIFADPVGHPFCLVLW from the coding sequence ATGATCGGACGTTGGCATGCCCTGGTGATCGACTGCCCCGAGCCCGCCGAACTGGCGGACTTCTACCAGCAGGTGCTCGGCATGGTGCGCGTGCAGGATGAGGCGGACTGGGTCGTGATCGGGTATTCGGCAGAGCGCCCGGGCATCGCCTTCCAGCGTGCTCCGCAGTTGCAGGCGCCGAACTGGCCCGACCCGAATTCCCCACAACAGATGCACATCGATGTCCGGGTGGACGATCTCGATGCGGCCGAGGCCGAGGTTCTCGCGCTGGGCGCCCGACGACTGCCCAGCGACGCGACCGAGTTCCGGATCTTCGCCGATCCGGTGGGGCACCCGTTCTGTCTCGTGCTCTGGTGA
- a CDS encoding LacI family DNA-binding transcriptional regulator — protein sequence MRATTDPTDPAKTPSGKITIAHIAEEAGVSVPTVSKVVNGRADVARETRRRVEAIIRKYDYQRRSDQRSIKANLLDLVFHELESAWAIEIIRGVEQVARDNEMSVVLSELEGRRTPGRGWVEDVLQRRPAAVVSVFSDLSVEQQARLRSGGIPLVVVDPAGEPAPDVPSIGATNWSGGLTATRHLLELGHRRIAVIGGPERVLCSRARVDGYRSAMETAGLSVDPELIRHGDFHVEAGYQQAAALLDQPDRPTAVFAGSDLQAMGVYQAARQAGLRVPEDLSVVGFDDLPVAQWIGPPLTTVRQPLEEMAAAGARLALSLATGEEPSHTRIELATSLVVRGSTAPPRSTD from the coding sequence ATGCGCGCGACCACAGACCCCACCGACCCGGCGAAGACTCCGTCCGGCAAGATCACCATCGCGCATATCGCCGAGGAGGCGGGCGTCTCGGTTCCGACTGTTTCGAAGGTGGTCAACGGTCGCGCCGACGTGGCACGGGAGACCCGACGTCGGGTCGAGGCCATCATCCGCAAGTACGACTACCAACGTCGAAGCGACCAGCGCTCCATCAAGGCGAATCTGCTGGATCTGGTCTTCCACGAGCTGGAGAGCGCGTGGGCCATCGAGATCATCCGGGGTGTCGAGCAGGTCGCCAGGGACAACGAGATGTCGGTGGTGCTCTCCGAGTTGGAGGGCAGGCGGACGCCGGGACGAGGCTGGGTGGAGGACGTACTCCAGCGCAGGCCTGCCGCCGTCGTCTCGGTGTTCTCCGATCTCAGCGTCGAACAACAGGCCCGGCTTCGCTCCGGTGGGATTCCGCTCGTCGTGGTCGATCCGGCAGGCGAACCGGCGCCGGATGTCCCCTCGATCGGCGCGACGAACTGGAGTGGCGGTCTCACCGCGACCCGACATCTCCTCGAACTCGGTCATCGACGGATCGCCGTCATCGGCGGGCCGGAGCGGGTGCTGTGCAGCCGGGCACGGGTGGACGGCTATCGCTCCGCGATGGAGACGGCCGGTCTGTCGGTCGACCCGGAACTGATCCGCCATGGCGACTTCCATGTGGAGGCCGGTTATCAGCAGGCCGCCGCGCTACTGGACCAGCCCGATCGCCCGACGGCGGTGTTCGCGGGCAGCGATCTCCAGGCGATGGGCGTCTACCAGGCCGCCAGACAGGCCGGCCTCCGGGTTCCGGAAGACCTCAGCGTGGTCGGTTTCGACGATCTGCCGGTGGCGCAATGGATCGGGCCGCCCTTGACCACCGTGCGTCAACCGCTGGAGGAGATGGCCGCGGCGGGCGCCCGACTCGCGTTGTCCCTGGCCACCGGCGAGGAACCGAGTCACACCCGGATCGAATTGGCCACCAGCCTCGTCGTGCGCGGCAGCACCGCGCCGCCCCGCTCCACGGACTGA
- a CDS encoding endo-1,4-beta-xylanase — MSSSIGTGTLHRRWRRIAGLLASTLLAATTAILVVPTAQGMETDQPPPLKELTDRYVGSAVAAGPLASEADYRATLGREFDSVTAENEMKWSSVEPNRGQYNWSGADQIVEFADQNGQSVRGHTLVWHSQLPNWLQNGDFSAEELRGILQNHITTIVTRYRGSIRAWDVVNEVFNEDGSLRDSIWLRQLGPDYIADAFRWAREADPSVKLYINDYNTENINAKSDATYALVQDLRAQGVPIDGVGFQTHLATKYGLSDSFQPNLERFAALGVDVAITELDVRVDTPSDAAKLAAQAELYKRVWDGCLAVDRCVEFTVWGFTDRHSWVPGTFPGEGEACLFDASLNAKPAYRALNPG; from the coding sequence ATGAGTTCGAGCATCGGCACCGGAACGCTGCACCGACGGTGGCGCAGAATCGCCGGTCTGCTGGCCTCGACGTTGCTGGCCGCGACCACCGCGATCCTCGTCGTCCCGACGGCCCAGGGGATGGAGACCGATCAACCGCCGCCCTTGAAGGAGCTCACCGATCGTTACGTCGGTAGCGCTGTGGCGGCGGGGCCGCTGGCCTCCGAGGCCGACTACCGAGCCACCCTCGGCCGCGAGTTCGACAGCGTCACCGCCGAGAACGAGATGAAGTGGTCCAGCGTCGAGCCGAATCGAGGCCAGTACAACTGGTCGGGCGCGGATCAGATCGTGGAGTTCGCCGACCAGAACGGCCAGAGCGTGCGGGGGCACACCCTGGTCTGGCACAGCCAGCTGCCCAACTGGTTGCAGAACGGCGACTTCTCGGCGGAGGAGCTACGCGGCATCCTGCAGAACCACATCACCACGATCGTGACGCGCTATCGCGGCAGCATCCGAGCGTGGGACGTCGTCAACGAGGTCTTCAACGAGGACGGATCGCTGCGCGACTCCATCTGGCTGCGGCAGCTGGGCCCCGACTACATCGCGGATGCGTTCCGGTGGGCGCGGGAGGCCGATCCGTCGGTCAAGCTCTACATCAACGACTACAACACCGAGAACATCAACGCCAAGAGCGACGCCACCTACGCGCTCGTGCAGGATCTACGCGCGCAGGGTGTGCCAATCGACGGCGTCGGTTTCCAGACCCACCTGGCGACCAAGTACGGGCTCTCCGACTCGTTCCAGCCGAACCTGGAGCGCTTCGCCGCGCTCGGCGTGGACGTGGCGATCACCGAACTGGATGTCCGCGTCGACACCCCGTCCGATGCGGCCAAACTCGCCGCACAGGCCGAGTTGTACAAGCGGGTCTGGGACGGCTGCCTTGCGGTCGACCGTTGCGTGGAGTTCACGGTGTGGGGCTTCACCGATCGGCATTCCTGGGTTCCCGGCACCTTCCCCGGTGAAGGCGAGGCGTGCCTGTTCGACGCCTCGCTCAACGCCAAACCCGCCTATCGAGCCTTGAACCCGGGCTGA
- a CDS encoding EamA family transporter: MTETHLRNRSTGLLFAVAAALTFGASGPLARALIDTGMDPLHVTWLRVAGAALFLVPVAIRRRHMLRARPGLLLAFGVFPMAGIQAFYFASLARIPVAVALLIEFLGPVLVLVWLRVVRRTPVSRQAAVGIVLAVAGLTLLVEVFSGSTLDPIGIALALGAAACQATFFILSDSGGQDVDPPAVIAFGAIVASVVLLPIAQPWNLRWELVTGTVEISGIAMPAMIALLWLAGVSTALAYLAGVAAVRRLSPAVAGAVGYLEVVTAIVLAWLLIGEALSPMQTLGAVIVLAGAFIAQFSVPGDAVRTDAESVDPLHSGGSTEEQPAPTATTAGAADRTEDQPGFKAR, from the coding sequence GTGACCGAGACCCACCTCAGGAACCGGTCCACCGGGCTGCTGTTCGCCGTGGCGGCCGCGCTGACCTTCGGGGCCTCCGGCCCATTGGCCCGCGCGCTCATCGACACCGGGATGGATCCGCTGCACGTCACCTGGCTTCGGGTGGCGGGCGCTGCGTTGTTCCTCGTCCCGGTGGCCATTCGTCGACGCCACATGCTGCGGGCCCGACCGGGACTGCTCCTGGCCTTCGGTGTCTTCCCGATGGCGGGCATCCAGGCGTTCTACTTCGCCTCGCTGGCCCGGATCCCGGTCGCCGTGGCACTGCTCATCGAGTTCCTCGGTCCGGTGTTGGTGTTGGTGTGGTTGCGGGTGGTGCGTCGTACCCCGGTATCGCGGCAGGCCGCCGTCGGCATCGTGCTGGCGGTCGCGGGGCTGACCCTGCTGGTCGAGGTGTTCTCCGGCTCCACCCTCGACCCGATCGGCATCGCGCTCGCGCTGGGTGCGGCGGCCTGTCAGGCCACCTTCTTCATCCTCTCCGACTCGGGGGGCCAGGACGTCGATCCGCCTGCGGTCATCGCCTTCGGGGCGATCGTCGCCAGCGTGGTGCTGCTGCCGATCGCCCAACCCTGGAACCTGCGTTGGGAGCTCGTGACAGGCACGGTCGAGATCAGCGGGATCGCGATGCCCGCGATGATCGCCCTGCTGTGGTTGGCCGGAGTCTCCACCGCACTGGCCTATCTCGCGGGGGTCGCCGCCGTTCGCAGGCTCTCCCCGGCCGTGGCGGGCGCGGTCGGCTACCTGGAGGTGGTGACCGCCATCGTGCTGGCCTGGCTGCTGATCGGCGAGGCACTGAGCCCGATGCAGACCCTCGGCGCGGTGATCGTGCTGGCCGGAGCGTTCATCGCGCAGTTCTCGGTCCCCGGCGACGCCGTCCGGACGGATGCCGAGTCGGTGGACCCGCTGCACTCGGGCGGTTCCACCGAGGAGCAGCCCGCCCCGACCGCGACAACGGCCGGGGCGGCGGACCGGACCGAGGATCAGCCCGGGTTCAAGGCTCGATAG